In the Flagellimonas sp. MMG031 genome, one interval contains:
- a CDS encoding M14 family metallopeptidase — MHIKRSILIGILASTTLICSCKKNTSTAETEEKTGYQGQGKSPVVPTVDKPVQKQWRGVWAFNDSTVYFSNQFDGARLNGVAYDGNDHYTIWVTAENTPINVSPWYAFQVWSKEPREITVQLNYQDSRSRYYPKISTDGRNFAPLDSTRFKAINPGEGEFGIQAAPESTEITLNINESPTWVSAQELYTSAVVQEWVDSLSQKAFVENYPIGLSKEKRTMHLMEINENSETQKALMIISRQHPPEVTGFLAMKSFIETIAGDSELAQTFRKEHTVFVVPLMNPDGADNGHWRHNMGGIDLNRDWQNFNQPETRNVRDFLVEKDKTYDFVFGADFHSTWDDIYYPIDTTVTGAEGKIIFDWIANISERLPQKKTNISASDELDPTMVSSKYFYVNHGMPAIVFELGDNTSRPFLKEKGKVAAEEIMKLLMEQ; from the coding sequence ATGCACATTAAACGTTCAATCCTTATCGGAATACTAGCTTCCACAACATTGATATGCTCCTGTAAAAAAAATACCTCAACTGCTGAAACCGAAGAAAAAACAGGTTACCAAGGACAAGGCAAAAGTCCCGTGGTGCCCACGGTGGACAAACCAGTTCAAAAACAATGGAGAGGTGTTTGGGCTTTTAATGACAGTACCGTGTATTTTTCCAACCAATTTGATGGTGCCCGATTAAATGGCGTAGCCTACGATGGCAATGATCACTACACCATTTGGGTGACGGCAGAAAATACACCCATCAACGTAAGTCCGTGGTATGCTTTTCAGGTTTGGTCCAAGGAGCCGCGTGAAATAACCGTTCAGTTAAACTATCAGGACTCCAGAAGCCGATATTACCCAAAAATAAGTACGGATGGAAGGAATTTTGCCCCACTGGATAGCACACGGTTCAAGGCTATCAACCCGGGTGAAGGTGAATTTGGGATACAGGCAGCACCCGAGTCTACCGAAATAACGCTCAATATTAACGAATCCCCAACCTGGGTTAGCGCCCAGGAACTGTATACCTCTGCTGTGGTACAGGAATGGGTAGATTCATTAAGTCAAAAAGCGTTTGTTGAGAATTACCCTATCGGTCTTTCCAAAGAGAAACGAACGATGCACCTCATGGAAATCAACGAAAATTCGGAAACGCAAAAGGCATTAATGATCATTTCCCGACAGCATCCACCTGAAGTGACCGGGTTTTTGGCGATGAAATCGTTTATCGAAACCATTGCTGGCGATTCTGAACTTGCCCAAACATTCCGGAAGGAGCACACGGTTTTCGTGGTTCCGCTCATGAATCCAGATGGAGCCGATAACGGACACTGGAGACATAATATGGGTGGTATTGACCTAAACAGGGATTGGCAAAACTTCAACCAGCCTGAAACGAGAAATGTTCGGGACTTTCTGGTGGAGAAAGACAAAACCTATGATTTCGTTTTCGGAGCTGATTTTCATTCTACCTGGGATGATATCTACTACCCAATCGATACAACGGTGACGGGTGCAGAAGGAAAAATCATCTTTGATTGGATAGCAAACATCAGTGAGCGTTTACCTCAAAAGAAAACCAATATCAGTGCTTCGGATGAGTTGGACCCCACTATGGTATCCAGTAAGTATTTCTACGTAAACCATGGCATGCCCGCCATCGTATTTGAGCTTGGGGACAATACATCCAGACCTTTCCTAAAGGAAAAAGGCAAGGTTGCCGCAGAGGAAATTATGAAGCTTTTGATGGAACAATAG